The following are from one region of the Etheostoma spectabile isolate EspeVRDwgs_2016 chromosome 2, UIUC_Espe_1.0, whole genome shotgun sequence genome:
- the LOC116706646 gene encoding sarcalumenin isoform X4 — translation MKSLLSVCCLLSLLSLSDAGSSIHDEEPLVRLQLQQPEGDFFSCGCDTTEEHASQSSSNDTPAPERAMCPPCKPPSAVEETALSSEHEEEEAEAAPVEEDASTEEVTSDGEEVQDEVTSQEEVEEEEATPEEEAEDQSVEEDEVDEDTSSSEEEGVAEVEEEKIEEGEGEAEEDLHQEEEETAEDAAEEEVAVAESEPEEEPVELPQTHSEPEGTKPEVMAESEDEPEPEVIARPGPEPEVIAEPEPEPEVTTEPEPEPEVTREPEPEVSTDTEPEPELTTRPEPEPEIEVVAEPEPEPEVEAEPVVGEVTPESVEDVAVEGEQLEEALVDVVEEAPVVEEAPVDVEEVTVEEVTAEEPAQSQTKEHKKDEAAGPKLRDRAHIEDTLRLATEPSTEFSAAMKKLLNIYHTAIKPMEQAYKYNELRQHEVTDGEITSKPMVLFLGPWSVGKSSMINYLLGLHGTPQELYTGAEPTTSEYTVIMHGEKFRSIEGIVMAADSSRSFSPLEKFGQGFLERLVGVEMPHKLLERVTFVDTPGIIENRKQQERGYPYNEVCQWFIDRADLIFQVFDPTKLDVGAELEMLFKQMKGRESQIRLILNKADSLSTQNLMRVYGALFWSMAPLINVTEPPRVYVSSFWPQDYAADTSRELFMKEEISLLDDLNQVIENQMENKIAFIRQHGIRVRIHALLVDRYLQTYYDKLGWFSDPYEVFQDIVNDPDKYYIFKSILAKTNVSKFDLPNKEAYQDFFGVNPVSSFKQLSSHCSWTGGCLLEKIERAISNDLPALLSSVSKAADTPAPAKAAPAPPPPLPGTCEGPGCEEKPKNRWRKH, via the exons GATCCTCCATCCACGATGAGGAGCCTCTGGTGCGTCTGCAGCTCCAGCAGCCAGAGGGAGACTTCTTCTCCTGTGGATGTGACACAACAGAGGAGCACGCCAGCCAGAGCTCCTCCAATGACACCCCTGCCCCGGAAAGGGCCATGTGCCCGCCCTGCAAACCCCCATCAGCTGTAGAAGAGACGGCTTTAAGCTCAGAacatgaagaggaggaggctgaGGCAGCTCCTGTGGAGGAGGATGCTTCCACTGAGGAGGTAACAAGTGATGGAGAAGAAGTGCAGGATGAGGTTACTTCCCAAGAAGAGGTAGAAGAAGAGGAGGCGACACCTGAGGAGGAGGCTGAAGATCAAAGTGTGGAGGAGGATGAAGTAGATGAGGATACATCATCATCAGAGGAAGAGGGGGTAGCTGAGGTTGAGGAAGAGAAAATCGAGGAAGGTGAGGGAGAAGCAGAGGAGGACTTACaccaagaagaagaggaa ACTGCCGAGGACGCAGCTGAGGAAGAGGTTGCAGTGGCTGAATCTGAACCAGAAGAAGAACCAGTTGAACTTCCTCAAACACACTCTGAACCCGAGGGAACAAAACCAGAAGTGATGGCGGAATCTGAGGATGAACCAGAACCAGAGGTTATTGCAAGGCCAGGACCAGAACCAGAGGTGATTGCAGAGCCTGAACCAGAACCAGAGGTGACTa cagagccagaaccagaaccagaggtGACAagagagccagaaccagaggtGTCTACAGAtacagaaccagaaccagagttGACTACGAGGCCTGAACCAGAACCTGAGATTGAAGTGGTTGCAGAGCCGGAACCAGAACCAGAAGTGGAGGCAGAGCCTGTTGTGGGGGAGGTCACACCAGAATCTGTAGAGGATGTGGCTGTGGAAGGGGAACAATTGGAGGAGGCATTGGTAGATGTTGTTGAGGAGGCTCCTGTggtggaggaggcccctgttgATGTCGAGGAGGTGACAGTGGAAGAGGTGACTGCAGAGGAGCCTGCACAGTCCCAAACCAAAG AACATAAGAAAGATGAAGCAGCAGGCCCCAAACTGAGGGACCGCGCCCACATTGAGGACACGCTGCGATTGGCTACTGAACCCTCAACAGAGTTCTCAG CTGCTATGAAGAAGCTGTTGAACATCTACCACACTGCCATCAAGCCAATGGAACAAGCCTACAAGTACAACGAGCTCAGGCAGCATGAAGTCACAG ATGGTGAGATCACCTCCAAGCCCATGGTTTTGTTCCTGGGACCCTGGAGTGTCGGCAAGTCCTCCATGATCAACTACCTGCTGGGCCTTCACGGCACCCCACAGGAACTCTACACAG GTGCTGAGCCCACCACCTCAGAGTACACAGTCATAATGCACGGTGAGAAGTTCCGGTCAATAGAGGGCATCGTCATGGCAGCAGACAGCTCACGGTCCTTCTCGCCTCTGGAGAAGTTCGGCCAAGGCTTCCTGGAGAGGCTGGTGGGCGTCGAGATGCCCCACAAGCTGCTGGAGAGGGTCACCTTCGTTGACACGCCGGGCATCATTGAAAACCGCAAGCAGCAGGAGAGAG GTTACCCCTACAACGAGGTGTGCCAGTGGTTCATAGATCGAGCCGATCTGATCTTCCAGGTGTTTGATCCCACGAAGCTGGACGTGGGTGCCGAGCTAGAGATGCTCTTCAAGCAGATGAAGGGCCGTGAGTCCCAGATTCGCCTCATCCTCAACAAAGCCGACAGTCTTTCCACCCAGAACCTGATGAGGGTCTACGGTGCCTTGTTCTGGAGCATGGCACCCCTGATCAACGTCACAGAGCCTCCCCGGGTGTACGTCAGCTCCTTCTGGCCTCAGGACTACGCTGCAGACACCAGCCGGGAGCTCTTCATGAAGGAGGAGATCTCTCTGCTGGACGACCTCAACCAG GTGATTGAGAATCAGATGGAGAACAAGATCGCCTTCATCCGCCAGCACGGCATCCGTGTGCGCATCCACGCCCTGCTGGTGGACCGCTATCTTCAGACCTACTACGACAAGCTGGGCTGGTTCAGCGACCCCTACGAGGTGTTCCAAGACATTGTCAATGACCCGGACAAGTACTACATCTTCAAATCCATTCTAGCCAAAACCAATGTCAGCAAGTTCGACCTGCCCAACAAGGAGGCCTACCAAGACTTCTTTGGTGTGAACCCGGTTTCCAGCTTCAAGCAGCTCTCCTCCCACTGCAGCTGGACCGGCGGCTGCCTGCTGGAGAAGATAGAGAGGGCCATCTCAAATGACCTCCCGGCTCTGCTCAGCAGTGTCAGCAAGGCCGCAGACACGCCTGCCCCAGCGAAGGCTGCTCCCGCACCTCCGCCTCCACTCCCTGGCACCTGTGAGGGTCCCGGGTGTGAGGAGAAACCCAAGAATCGCTGGAGGAAGCATTGA
- the LOC116706646 gene encoding sarcalumenin isoform X3 yields MKSLLSVCCLLSLLSLSDAGSSIHDEEPLVRLQLQQPEGDFFSCGCDTTEEHASQSSSNDTPAPERAMCPPCKPPSAVEETALSSEHEEEEAEAAPVEEDASTEEVTSDGEEVQDEVTSQEEVEEEEATPEEEAEDQSVEEDEVDEDTSSSEEEGVAEVEEEKIEEGEGEAEEDLHQEEEEEEAVEEPEGEDTQKDTELANEEESVETVMHETAEDAAEEEVAVAESEPEEEPVELPQTHSEPEGTKPEVMAESEDEPEPEVIARPGPEPEVIAEPEPEPEVTTEPEPEPEVTREPEPEVSTDTEPEPELTTRPEPEPEIEVVAEPEPEPEVEAEPVVGEVTPESVEDVAVEGEQLEEALVDVVEEAPVVEEAPVDVEEVTVEEVTAEEPAQSQTKEHKKDEAAGPKLRDRAHIEDTLRLATEPSTEFSAAMKKLLNIYHTAIKPMEQAYKYNELRQHEVTDGEITSKPMVLFLGPWSVGKSSMINYLLGLHGTPQELYTGAEPTTSEYTVIMHGEKFRSIEGIVMAADSSRSFSPLEKFGQGFLERLVGVEMPHKLLERVTFVDTPGIIENRKQQERGYPYNEVCQWFIDRADLIFQVFDPTKLDVGAELEMLFKQMKGRESQIRLILNKADSLSTQNLMRVYGALFWSMAPLINVTEPPRVYVSSFWPQDYAADTSRELFMKEEISLLDDLNQVIENQMENKIAFIRQHGIRVRIHALLVDRYLQTYYDKLGWFSDPYEVFQDIVNDPDKYYIFKSILAKTNVSKFDLPNKEAYQDFFGVNPVSSFKQLSSHCSWTGGCLLEKIERAISNDLPALLSSVSKAADTPAPAKAAPAPPPPLPGTCEGPGCEEKPKNRWRKH; encoded by the exons GATCCTCCATCCACGATGAGGAGCCTCTGGTGCGTCTGCAGCTCCAGCAGCCAGAGGGAGACTTCTTCTCCTGTGGATGTGACACAACAGAGGAGCACGCCAGCCAGAGCTCCTCCAATGACACCCCTGCCCCGGAAAGGGCCATGTGCCCGCCCTGCAAACCCCCATCAGCTGTAGAAGAGACGGCTTTAAGCTCAGAacatgaagaggaggaggctgaGGCAGCTCCTGTGGAGGAGGATGCTTCCACTGAGGAGGTAACAAGTGATGGAGAAGAAGTGCAGGATGAGGTTACTTCCCAAGAAGAGGTAGAAGAAGAGGAGGCGACACCTGAGGAGGAGGCTGAAGATCAAAGTGTGGAGGAGGATGAAGTAGATGAGGATACATCATCATCAGAGGAAGAGGGGGTAGCTGAGGTTGAGGAAGAGAAAATCGAGGAAGGTGAGGGAGAAGCAGAGGAGGACTTACaccaagaagaagaggaa GAAGAAGCAGTTGAGGAACCAGAAGGTGAAGACACACAGAAGGATACAGAGTTAGCCAATGAGGAGGAAAGTGTGGAAACTGTCATGCATGAGACTGCCGAGGACGCAGCTGAGGAAGAGGTTGCAGTGGCTGAATCTGAACCAGAAGAAGAACCAGTTGAACTTCCTCAAACACACTCTGAACCCGAGGGAACAAAACCAGAAGTGATGGCGGAATCTGAGGATGAACCAGAACCAGAGGTTATTGCAAGGCCAGGACCAGAACCAGAGGTGATTGCAGAGCCTGAACCAGAACCAGAGGTGACTa cagagccagaaccagaaccagaggtGACAagagagccagaaccagaggtGTCTACAGAtacagaaccagaaccagagttGACTACGAGGCCTGAACCAGAACCTGAGATTGAAGTGGTTGCAGAGCCGGAACCAGAACCAGAAGTGGAGGCAGAGCCTGTTGTGGGGGAGGTCACACCAGAATCTGTAGAGGATGTGGCTGTGGAAGGGGAACAATTGGAGGAGGCATTGGTAGATGTTGTTGAGGAGGCTCCTGTggtggaggaggcccctgttgATGTCGAGGAGGTGACAGTGGAAGAGGTGACTGCAGAGGAGCCTGCACAGTCCCAAACCAAAG AACATAAGAAAGATGAAGCAGCAGGCCCCAAACTGAGGGACCGCGCCCACATTGAGGACACGCTGCGATTGGCTACTGAACCCTCAACAGAGTTCTCAG CTGCTATGAAGAAGCTGTTGAACATCTACCACACTGCCATCAAGCCAATGGAACAAGCCTACAAGTACAACGAGCTCAGGCAGCATGAAGTCACAG ATGGTGAGATCACCTCCAAGCCCATGGTTTTGTTCCTGGGACCCTGGAGTGTCGGCAAGTCCTCCATGATCAACTACCTGCTGGGCCTTCACGGCACCCCACAGGAACTCTACACAG GTGCTGAGCCCACCACCTCAGAGTACACAGTCATAATGCACGGTGAGAAGTTCCGGTCAATAGAGGGCATCGTCATGGCAGCAGACAGCTCACGGTCCTTCTCGCCTCTGGAGAAGTTCGGCCAAGGCTTCCTGGAGAGGCTGGTGGGCGTCGAGATGCCCCACAAGCTGCTGGAGAGGGTCACCTTCGTTGACACGCCGGGCATCATTGAAAACCGCAAGCAGCAGGAGAGAG GTTACCCCTACAACGAGGTGTGCCAGTGGTTCATAGATCGAGCCGATCTGATCTTCCAGGTGTTTGATCCCACGAAGCTGGACGTGGGTGCCGAGCTAGAGATGCTCTTCAAGCAGATGAAGGGCCGTGAGTCCCAGATTCGCCTCATCCTCAACAAAGCCGACAGTCTTTCCACCCAGAACCTGATGAGGGTCTACGGTGCCTTGTTCTGGAGCATGGCACCCCTGATCAACGTCACAGAGCCTCCCCGGGTGTACGTCAGCTCCTTCTGGCCTCAGGACTACGCTGCAGACACCAGCCGGGAGCTCTTCATGAAGGAGGAGATCTCTCTGCTGGACGACCTCAACCAG GTGATTGAGAATCAGATGGAGAACAAGATCGCCTTCATCCGCCAGCACGGCATCCGTGTGCGCATCCACGCCCTGCTGGTGGACCGCTATCTTCAGACCTACTACGACAAGCTGGGCTGGTTCAGCGACCCCTACGAGGTGTTCCAAGACATTGTCAATGACCCGGACAAGTACTACATCTTCAAATCCATTCTAGCCAAAACCAATGTCAGCAAGTTCGACCTGCCCAACAAGGAGGCCTACCAAGACTTCTTTGGTGTGAACCCGGTTTCCAGCTTCAAGCAGCTCTCCTCCCACTGCAGCTGGACCGGCGGCTGCCTGCTGGAGAAGATAGAGAGGGCCATCTCAAATGACCTCCCGGCTCTGCTCAGCAGTGTCAGCAAGGCCGCAGACACGCCTGCCCCAGCGAAGGCTGCTCCCGCACCTCCGCCTCCACTCCCTGGCACCTGTGAGGGTCCCGGGTGTGAGGAGAAACCCAAGAATCGCTGGAGGAAGCATTGA
- the LOC116706646 gene encoding sarcalumenin isoform X1, whose product MKSLLSVCCLLSLLSLSDAGSSIHDEEPLVRLQLQQPEGDFFSCGCDTTEEHASQSSSNDTPAPERAMCPPCKPPSAVEETALSSEHEEEEAEAAPVEEDASTEEVTSDGEEVQDEVTSQEEVEEEEATPEEEAEDQSVEEDEVDEDTSSSEEEGVAEVEEEKIEEGEGEAEEDLHQEEEEVSEPQEKVAEEEGAAASEEEAVEEPEGEDTQKDTELANEEESVETVMHETAEDAAEEEVAVAESEPEEEPVELPQTHSEPEGTKPEVMAESEDEPEPEVIARPGPEPEVIAEPEPEPEVTTEPEPEPEVTREPEPEVSTDTEPEPELTTRPEPEPEIEVVAEPEPEPEVEAEPVVGEVTPESVEDVAVEGEQLEEALVDVVEEAPVVEEAPVDVEEVTVEEVTAEEPAQSQTKEHKKDEAAGPKLRDRAHIEDTLRLATEPSTEFSAAMKKLLNIYHTAIKPMEQAYKYNELRQHEVTDGEITSKPMVLFLGPWSVGKSSMINYLLGLHGTPQELYTGAEPTTSEYTVIMHGEKFRSIEGIVMAADSSRSFSPLEKFGQGFLERLVGVEMPHKLLERVTFVDTPGIIENRKQQERGYPYNEVCQWFIDRADLIFQVFDPTKLDVGAELEMLFKQMKGRESQIRLILNKADSLSTQNLMRVYGALFWSMAPLINVTEPPRVYVSSFWPQDYAADTSRELFMKEEISLLDDLNQVIENQMENKIAFIRQHGIRVRIHALLVDRYLQTYYDKLGWFSDPYEVFQDIVNDPDKYYIFKSILAKTNVSKFDLPNKEAYQDFFGVNPVSSFKQLSSHCSWTGGCLLEKIERAISNDLPALLSSVSKAADTPAPAKAAPAPPPPLPGTCEGPGCEEKPKNRWRKH is encoded by the exons GATCCTCCATCCACGATGAGGAGCCTCTGGTGCGTCTGCAGCTCCAGCAGCCAGAGGGAGACTTCTTCTCCTGTGGATGTGACACAACAGAGGAGCACGCCAGCCAGAGCTCCTCCAATGACACCCCTGCCCCGGAAAGGGCCATGTGCCCGCCCTGCAAACCCCCATCAGCTGTAGAAGAGACGGCTTTAAGCTCAGAacatgaagaggaggaggctgaGGCAGCTCCTGTGGAGGAGGATGCTTCCACTGAGGAGGTAACAAGTGATGGAGAAGAAGTGCAGGATGAGGTTACTTCCCAAGAAGAGGTAGAAGAAGAGGAGGCGACACCTGAGGAGGAGGCTGAAGATCAAAGTGTGGAGGAGGATGAAGTAGATGAGGATACATCATCATCAGAGGAAGAGGGGGTAGCTGAGGTTGAGGAAGAGAAAATCGAGGAAGGTGAGGGAGAAGCAGAGGAGGACTTACaccaagaagaagaggaagtgaGTGAACCTCAGGAAAAAGTTGCAGAAGAGGAAGGAGCTGCTGCGTCTGAGGAAGAAGCAGTTGAGGAACCAGAAGGTGAAGACACACAGAAGGATACAGAGTTAGCCAATGAGGAGGAAAGTGTGGAAACTGTCATGCATGAGACTGCCGAGGACGCAGCTGAGGAAGAGGTTGCAGTGGCTGAATCTGAACCAGAAGAAGAACCAGTTGAACTTCCTCAAACACACTCTGAACCCGAGGGAACAAAACCAGAAGTGATGGCGGAATCTGAGGATGAACCAGAACCAGAGGTTATTGCAAGGCCAGGACCAGAACCAGAGGTGATTGCAGAGCCTGAACCAGAACCAGAGGTGACTa cagagccagaaccagaaccagaggtGACAagagagccagaaccagaggtGTCTACAGAtacagaaccagaaccagagttGACTACGAGGCCTGAACCAGAACCTGAGATTGAAGTGGTTGCAGAGCCGGAACCAGAACCAGAAGTGGAGGCAGAGCCTGTTGTGGGGGAGGTCACACCAGAATCTGTAGAGGATGTGGCTGTGGAAGGGGAACAATTGGAGGAGGCATTGGTAGATGTTGTTGAGGAGGCTCCTGTggtggaggaggcccctgttgATGTCGAGGAGGTGACAGTGGAAGAGGTGACTGCAGAGGAGCCTGCACAGTCCCAAACCAAAG AACATAAGAAAGATGAAGCAGCAGGCCCCAAACTGAGGGACCGCGCCCACATTGAGGACACGCTGCGATTGGCTACTGAACCCTCAACAGAGTTCTCAG CTGCTATGAAGAAGCTGTTGAACATCTACCACACTGCCATCAAGCCAATGGAACAAGCCTACAAGTACAACGAGCTCAGGCAGCATGAAGTCACAG ATGGTGAGATCACCTCCAAGCCCATGGTTTTGTTCCTGGGACCCTGGAGTGTCGGCAAGTCCTCCATGATCAACTACCTGCTGGGCCTTCACGGCACCCCACAGGAACTCTACACAG GTGCTGAGCCCACCACCTCAGAGTACACAGTCATAATGCACGGTGAGAAGTTCCGGTCAATAGAGGGCATCGTCATGGCAGCAGACAGCTCACGGTCCTTCTCGCCTCTGGAGAAGTTCGGCCAAGGCTTCCTGGAGAGGCTGGTGGGCGTCGAGATGCCCCACAAGCTGCTGGAGAGGGTCACCTTCGTTGACACGCCGGGCATCATTGAAAACCGCAAGCAGCAGGAGAGAG GTTACCCCTACAACGAGGTGTGCCAGTGGTTCATAGATCGAGCCGATCTGATCTTCCAGGTGTTTGATCCCACGAAGCTGGACGTGGGTGCCGAGCTAGAGATGCTCTTCAAGCAGATGAAGGGCCGTGAGTCCCAGATTCGCCTCATCCTCAACAAAGCCGACAGTCTTTCCACCCAGAACCTGATGAGGGTCTACGGTGCCTTGTTCTGGAGCATGGCACCCCTGATCAACGTCACAGAGCCTCCCCGGGTGTACGTCAGCTCCTTCTGGCCTCAGGACTACGCTGCAGACACCAGCCGGGAGCTCTTCATGAAGGAGGAGATCTCTCTGCTGGACGACCTCAACCAG GTGATTGAGAATCAGATGGAGAACAAGATCGCCTTCATCCGCCAGCACGGCATCCGTGTGCGCATCCACGCCCTGCTGGTGGACCGCTATCTTCAGACCTACTACGACAAGCTGGGCTGGTTCAGCGACCCCTACGAGGTGTTCCAAGACATTGTCAATGACCCGGACAAGTACTACATCTTCAAATCCATTCTAGCCAAAACCAATGTCAGCAAGTTCGACCTGCCCAACAAGGAGGCCTACCAAGACTTCTTTGGTGTGAACCCGGTTTCCAGCTTCAAGCAGCTCTCCTCCCACTGCAGCTGGACCGGCGGCTGCCTGCTGGAGAAGATAGAGAGGGCCATCTCAAATGACCTCCCGGCTCTGCTCAGCAGTGTCAGCAAGGCCGCAGACACGCCTGCCCCAGCGAAGGCTGCTCCCGCACCTCCGCCTCCACTCCCTGGCACCTGTGAGGGTCCCGGGTGTGAGGAGAAACCCAAGAATCGCTGGAGGAAGCATTGA
- the LOC116706646 gene encoding sarcalumenin isoform X2, which yields MKSLLSVCCLLSLLSLSDAGSSIHDEEPLVRLQLQQPEGDFFSCGCDTTEEHASQSSSNDTPAPERAMCPPCKPPSAVEETALSSEHEEEEAEAAPVEEDASTEEVTSDGEEVQDEVTSQEEVEEEEATPEEEAEDQSVEEDEVDEDTSSSEEEGVAEVEEEKIEEGEGEAEEDLHQEEEEVSEPQEKVAEEEGAAASEEEAVEEPEGEDTQKDTELANEEESVETVMHETAEDAAEEEVAVAESEPEEEPVELPQTHSEPEGTKPEVMAESEDEPEPEVIAEPEPEPEVTTEPEPEPEVTREPEPEVSTDTEPEPELTTRPEPEPEIEVVAEPEPEPEVEAEPVVGEVTPESVEDVAVEGEQLEEALVDVVEEAPVVEEAPVDVEEVTVEEVTAEEPAQSQTKEHKKDEAAGPKLRDRAHIEDTLRLATEPSTEFSAAMKKLLNIYHTAIKPMEQAYKYNELRQHEVTDGEITSKPMVLFLGPWSVGKSSMINYLLGLHGTPQELYTGAEPTTSEYTVIMHGEKFRSIEGIVMAADSSRSFSPLEKFGQGFLERLVGVEMPHKLLERVTFVDTPGIIENRKQQERGYPYNEVCQWFIDRADLIFQVFDPTKLDVGAELEMLFKQMKGRESQIRLILNKADSLSTQNLMRVYGALFWSMAPLINVTEPPRVYVSSFWPQDYAADTSRELFMKEEISLLDDLNQVIENQMENKIAFIRQHGIRVRIHALLVDRYLQTYYDKLGWFSDPYEVFQDIVNDPDKYYIFKSILAKTNVSKFDLPNKEAYQDFFGVNPVSSFKQLSSHCSWTGGCLLEKIERAISNDLPALLSSVSKAADTPAPAKAAPAPPPPLPGTCEGPGCEEKPKNRWRKH from the exons GATCCTCCATCCACGATGAGGAGCCTCTGGTGCGTCTGCAGCTCCAGCAGCCAGAGGGAGACTTCTTCTCCTGTGGATGTGACACAACAGAGGAGCACGCCAGCCAGAGCTCCTCCAATGACACCCCTGCCCCGGAAAGGGCCATGTGCCCGCCCTGCAAACCCCCATCAGCTGTAGAAGAGACGGCTTTAAGCTCAGAacatgaagaggaggaggctgaGGCAGCTCCTGTGGAGGAGGATGCTTCCACTGAGGAGGTAACAAGTGATGGAGAAGAAGTGCAGGATGAGGTTACTTCCCAAGAAGAGGTAGAAGAAGAGGAGGCGACACCTGAGGAGGAGGCTGAAGATCAAAGTGTGGAGGAGGATGAAGTAGATGAGGATACATCATCATCAGAGGAAGAGGGGGTAGCTGAGGTTGAGGAAGAGAAAATCGAGGAAGGTGAGGGAGAAGCAGAGGAGGACTTACaccaagaagaagaggaagtgaGTGAACCTCAGGAAAAAGTTGCAGAAGAGGAAGGAGCTGCTGCGTCTGAGGAAGAAGCAGTTGAGGAACCAGAAGGTGAAGACACACAGAAGGATACAGAGTTAGCCAATGAGGAGGAAAGTGTGGAAACTGTCATGCATGAGACTGCCGAGGACGCAGCTGAGGAAGAGGTTGCAGTGGCTGAATCTGAACCAGAAGAAGAACCAGTTGAACTTCCTCAAACACACTCTGAACCCGAGGGAACAAAACCAGAAGTGATGGCGGAATCTGAGGATGAACCAGAACCAGAG GTGATTGCAGAGCCTGAACCAGAACCAGAGGTGACTa cagagccagaaccagaaccagaggtGACAagagagccagaaccagaggtGTCTACAGAtacagaaccagaaccagagttGACTACGAGGCCTGAACCAGAACCTGAGATTGAAGTGGTTGCAGAGCCGGAACCAGAACCAGAAGTGGAGGCAGAGCCTGTTGTGGGGGAGGTCACACCAGAATCTGTAGAGGATGTGGCTGTGGAAGGGGAACAATTGGAGGAGGCATTGGTAGATGTTGTTGAGGAGGCTCCTGTggtggaggaggcccctgttgATGTCGAGGAGGTGACAGTGGAAGAGGTGACTGCAGAGGAGCCTGCACAGTCCCAAACCAAAG AACATAAGAAAGATGAAGCAGCAGGCCCCAAACTGAGGGACCGCGCCCACATTGAGGACACGCTGCGATTGGCTACTGAACCCTCAACAGAGTTCTCAG CTGCTATGAAGAAGCTGTTGAACATCTACCACACTGCCATCAAGCCAATGGAACAAGCCTACAAGTACAACGAGCTCAGGCAGCATGAAGTCACAG ATGGTGAGATCACCTCCAAGCCCATGGTTTTGTTCCTGGGACCCTGGAGTGTCGGCAAGTCCTCCATGATCAACTACCTGCTGGGCCTTCACGGCACCCCACAGGAACTCTACACAG GTGCTGAGCCCACCACCTCAGAGTACACAGTCATAATGCACGGTGAGAAGTTCCGGTCAATAGAGGGCATCGTCATGGCAGCAGACAGCTCACGGTCCTTCTCGCCTCTGGAGAAGTTCGGCCAAGGCTTCCTGGAGAGGCTGGTGGGCGTCGAGATGCCCCACAAGCTGCTGGAGAGGGTCACCTTCGTTGACACGCCGGGCATCATTGAAAACCGCAAGCAGCAGGAGAGAG GTTACCCCTACAACGAGGTGTGCCAGTGGTTCATAGATCGAGCCGATCTGATCTTCCAGGTGTTTGATCCCACGAAGCTGGACGTGGGTGCCGAGCTAGAGATGCTCTTCAAGCAGATGAAGGGCCGTGAGTCCCAGATTCGCCTCATCCTCAACAAAGCCGACAGTCTTTCCACCCAGAACCTGATGAGGGTCTACGGTGCCTTGTTCTGGAGCATGGCACCCCTGATCAACGTCACAGAGCCTCCCCGGGTGTACGTCAGCTCCTTCTGGCCTCAGGACTACGCTGCAGACACCAGCCGGGAGCTCTTCATGAAGGAGGAGATCTCTCTGCTGGACGACCTCAACCAG GTGATTGAGAATCAGATGGAGAACAAGATCGCCTTCATCCGCCAGCACGGCATCCGTGTGCGCATCCACGCCCTGCTGGTGGACCGCTATCTTCAGACCTACTACGACAAGCTGGGCTGGTTCAGCGACCCCTACGAGGTGTTCCAAGACATTGTCAATGACCCGGACAAGTACTACATCTTCAAATCCATTCTAGCCAAAACCAATGTCAGCAAGTTCGACCTGCCCAACAAGGAGGCCTACCAAGACTTCTTTGGTGTGAACCCGGTTTCCAGCTTCAAGCAGCTCTCCTCCCACTGCAGCTGGACCGGCGGCTGCCTGCTGGAGAAGATAGAGAGGGCCATCTCAAATGACCTCCCGGCTCTGCTCAGCAGTGTCAGCAAGGCCGCAGACACGCCTGCCCCAGCGAAGGCTGCTCCCGCACCTCCGCCTCCACTCCCTGGCACCTGTGAGGGTCCCGGGTGTGAGGAGAAACCCAAGAATCGCTGGAGGAAGCATTGA